In a single window of the Dehalococcoidia bacterium genome:
- a CDS encoding aminotransferase class V-fold PLP-dependent enzyme, whose product MPVHAAYDEAAEARHRVLRREFVLDPEWIFLNHGSHGARARPVFARYQQWQAEMERQPVAFLSRRIGGLLAEARGALAAYLGAGADEVVYHPNVTTALNVVARSLPLAAGDEVLTTDHEYGALDRTWRFICAKRGARCVVRPLPAQFEDADAVVEAVWSGVTPRTRVLFLSHITSFSALRLPIAPLIARARDAGIWSVIDGAHAVGQIPLDLQALGADFYGGNCHKWLCAPPGAGFLYARRDLQPLIEPLMVGWGWQARDPGPSAFIDEQERQGTRDYSAYLSVPAAIAYQAERDWPRVRAECHELVRYARTALTELTGLPPLSADSPDWFSQMVTAPLPPCNGAALAQRLRDDYRIEIPVIRWQDRDFIRVSAQGYTTRAEIDALLAALAELLPRVR is encoded by the coding sequence ATGCCGGTTCACGCAGCATACGACGAAGCGGCCGAGGCGCGGCACCGAGTGCTGCGCCGTGAGTTCGTGCTCGACCCGGAGTGGATCTTCCTCAACCACGGCTCCCACGGCGCGCGGGCGCGGCCAGTGTTCGCGCGGTATCAGCAGTGGCAGGCCGAAATGGAGCGCCAGCCGGTCGCCTTTCTGAGCCGGCGGATCGGCGGCCTGCTGGCCGAGGCGCGCGGCGCGCTGGCGGCGTATCTCGGCGCCGGCGCCGATGAAGTCGTCTACCACCCCAACGTGACCACGGCGCTGAACGTGGTGGCCCGCTCGCTGCCGCTGGCCGCGGGCGACGAGGTGCTGACCACGGACCATGAGTACGGCGCCCTCGATCGGACCTGGCGCTTTATCTGCGCGAAGCGCGGCGCGCGGTGCGTGGTGCGGCCGCTGCCGGCGCAGTTCGAGGATGCCGATGCCGTGGTCGAGGCGGTCTGGTCCGGCGTCACACCGCGCACGCGCGTGCTCTTTCTCAGCCATATCACCTCCTTCAGCGCCCTGCGGCTGCCGATCGCGCCGCTGATCGCCCGCGCCCGCGACGCCGGCATCTGGTCGGTAATCGACGGGGCGCACGCCGTCGGCCAGATTCCGCTCGATCTGCAGGCGCTCGGCGCCGACTTCTACGGCGGCAACTGCCACAAGTGGCTCTGTGCGCCGCCCGGCGCCGGCTTTCTCTACGCCCGCCGCGACCTGCAGCCGCTGATCGAGCCGCTGATGGTGGGCTGGGGCTGGCAGGCGCGCGACCCCGGCCCTTCGGCCTTCATCGATGAGCAGGAGCGGCAGGGCACACGCGACTACTCCGCCTATCTCAGCGTGCCGGCCGCGATCGCCTACCAGGCCGAGCGCGACTGGCCGCGCGTGCGCGCCGAGTGCCACGAGCTGGTGCGCTACGCCCGTACGGCGCTGACCGAGCTGACCGGCCTGCCACCGCTCTCGGCCGACAGCCCCGACTGGTTCTCCCAGATGGTGACTGCGCCGCTGCCGCCCTGCAACGGCGCCGCGCTGGCCCAGCGCCTGCGCGACGACTACCGCATCGAGATCCCGGTGATCCGCTGGCAGGACCGCGACTTCATCCGCGTCTCTGCCCAGGGCTACACCACACGCGCCGAGATCGACGCCCTGCTCGCGGCGCTGGCCGAGCTGCTGCCGCGGGTCCGGTGA
- a CDS encoding GNAT family protein, producing the protein MPEPAAQQPIYTVEGELVALGPRRRDQVELWTRWMNNLEATRTLGAPGIYTREAEERWFEQTAAGSETGAAFAIYERASGRPIGNTDLREINFKHGTATFGILIGEPSCWNRGYGTEATRLVLDYAFHVLGLHNVLLTVYETNPRGVRAYEKAGFRRIGRRHGAYRLGQRRYDTIYMEALAAEFQSPVLERRLHAPQEPGNGS; encoded by the coding sequence GTGCCAGAACCAGCCGCGCAGCAGCCGATCTACACGGTCGAGGGCGAGCTGGTTGCGCTCGGGCCGCGGCGGCGCGATCAGGTCGAGCTGTGGACGCGCTGGATGAACAACCTGGAGGCTACGCGCACGCTCGGCGCCCCCGGCATCTACACGCGCGAGGCCGAGGAGCGCTGGTTCGAGCAGACGGCAGCCGGCAGCGAGACCGGCGCTGCCTTCGCGATCTATGAGCGGGCGAGCGGCCGCCCGATCGGCAACACCGACCTGCGCGAGATCAACTTCAAACATGGCACGGCGACCTTCGGCATCCTGATCGGCGAGCCGTCCTGCTGGAACCGCGGCTACGGCACGGAGGCGACGCGGCTGGTGCTGGACTACGCCTTTCACGTGCTCGGTCTGCACAACGTGCTGCTCACCGTCTACGAAACGAACCCGCGCGGCGTGCGCGCCTACGAGAAGGCCGGCTTCCGCCGGATCGGCCGGCGCCATGGGGCCTACCGCCTTGGCCAGCGGCGCTACGACACGATTTATATGGAAGCGCTCGCGGCCGAGTTCCAGAGCCCGGTGCTGGAGCGCCGCCTGCACGCGCCGCAGGAACCCGGGAACGGATCGTAG